Proteins from one Enoplosus armatus isolate fEnoArm2 chromosome 4, fEnoArm2.hap1, whole genome shotgun sequence genomic window:
- the LOC139284627 gene encoding PR domain zinc finger protein 12-like, which yields MGSVLPGSSLGLKPGFKPQQPLSLADIITSDILHSFLYGRWRHVLGEQHHHHPQHHLQHEDRTAPSASPKTAFTAEVLAQSFSGEVQKLSSLVLPSEVIIAQSSVPGEGLGIFSKTWIKAGTEMGPFTGRLISPEHIDLYKNNNLMWEVFNEDGTVRYFIDASQEDQRSWMTYIKCARNEQEQNLEVVQIGSSIFYKAVETIPPDQELLVWYGNSHNTFLGIPGIPGGDEEQSKKSKSDEFHTCEGSSSSSSSSSSSSSSASSSLGRMRCVICHRGFNSRSNLRSHMRIHTLDKPFVCRFCNRRFSQSSTLRNHVRLHTGERPYKCHVCQSAYSQLAGLRAHQKSARHRPTGNAGAVVGSVVVHAAHSPPPPPHPPQLTAMPHPASLVHHIPTMVL from the exons ATGGGCTCCGTGCTGCCCGGCTCCTCGCTGGGCCTGAAGCCGGGCTTCAAGCCGCAGCAGCCGCTCTCCCTGGCGGACATCATCACCTCGGACATCCTGCACAGCTTCCTGTACGGCCGATGGAGGCACGTGCTGGGcgagcagcaccaccaccacccgcaGCATCACCTGCAGCACGAGGACCGCACCGCCCCGAGCGCGAGCCCCAAGACCGCGTTCACCGCCGAGGTGCTCGCGCAGTCCTTCTCCGGAG AGGTCCAGAAGTTGTCCAGTCTGGTTTTACCCAGTGAGGTGATCATCGCTCAGAGTTCAGTTCCAG GAGAAGGTTTGGGTATTTTCTCTAAAACATGGATTAAAGCAGGAACAGAGATGGGACCGTTCACCGGACGCCTCATCTCACCTGAACACATCGACCTGTACAAGAACAACAACCTCATGTGGGAG GTGTTTAACGAGGACGGGACGGTCAGGTATTTCATCGACGCGAGTCAGGAGGATCAGAGGAGTTGGATGACGTACATTAAGTGTGCGAGGAACGAGCAGGAGCAGAACCTGGAGGTGGTTCAGATCGGCAGCAGCATCTTCTACAAGGCTGTGGAG acGATCCCTCCTGACCAGGAGCTGCTGGTCTGGTACGGAAACTCCCACAACACCTTCCTGGGAATCCCTGGAATTCCTGGAGGAGACGAAGAACAGAGCAAGAAGAGCAAGAGCG ATGAGTTCCACACCTGTGAAggttcctcttcctcctcctcctcctcctcctcctcttcttcttccgcCTCTTCTAGTCTGGGTCGTATGCGTTGCGTCATCTGCCACCGCGGGTTCAACTCCCGCAGCAACCTGCGCTCCCACATGCGCATCCACACGCTGGACAAACCGTTCGTCTGTCGCTTCTGCAACCGCCGCTTCAGCCAGTCGTCCACTCTGAGGAACCACGTCCGGCTGCACACCGGCGAGCGCCCGTACAAGTGCCACGTCTGCCAGTCGGCGTACTCGCAGCTGGCAGGCCTGCGGGCGCACCAGAAGAGCGCCAGGCACCGGCCCACCGGAAACGCCGGGGCAGTGGTGGGAAGTGTGGTGGTGCATGCAGCtcactcacctcctcctcctcctcacccaccACAGCTGACCGCCATGCCTCACCCGGCATCACTGGTTCACCATATACCCACCATGGTactgtga